The nucleotide window CAAAGTCAAGCTGCAGGCAGCAACAGCAGGTTCCCGTGTCGCCATGAGCTGGATGGGGAAGCGGGGGTTGGGTGGGGAGAGCCCGCACTGGCGGAGAAGACGAACGAGGGATGGCGGCCCCGGAGCTACCTCCACTACCTCGCCGCCGCGTCCAGTCCGACCCTGCCTCCTGCAAGCACGGCGACTTCCTTGACACCGTCTGGGCGGGCCACGAGCTAACCACGCCCAATCTCTTCAGGTCAGTACAGTACAGTAGGCAATTTGGGATTTTTTTAACTGAAATTGAGGAAATTTTGACACAATTGAGTGTGGAGACTGATTGTTTGGTTAATTAGTTAATCAAGACGTACACCAGAGACAATTTGTTGCAACATTGACACGATTATGTGATGTAGAGATAATGAGATATGCTCATGTTTTACTGCTACTCGAACCCTGATATGTACCGTGGCTTTCATGGGATAATATAATTGAGTCCATTTAATCCATTGAGGAGGCCTCGTGGTTATCTATTTTTTTTCATGTTTCTCGCGTAGTGGTTGGTGCCCACCTCGCAGCCGTGGACTCCTGTTACCGAATTATTTGACAATCTGGCGCTGATTTCTTGGCGCGGCCAGCAAAAAATTCTCCCACGCCGACGCACCACGCACCAAATCAGGTCCTGAACTAACCGCCATAGTCTCCTGGTCCTCTTTGAAAATAAACACATCCTCGTTATCCAAACCAATCTAGCTCGAGGGGTGTCCGGCGTCCCTCTGCTTCCACTCCGACGGGTGGTTAGGGGTTCCTCTGCTTCCTCTGTGATGGCCGATCAATCGGCACGCGATGATCACAGTGGGGCGCCACGGTATCATTCTCATCTCCCTCCTCATTCCCCTCTCTCCTGGTCTCTGTCACACCCCCTTAAGTACTTTTCTTCCTTCCTGACTTGCGTGATTGTGCTGATTGTCCATTATTTCTACATTGCAATTTTCTTTTTGCATGATGCATCAGTATTGGTTTGTTGGCGGTTCATAATTTTAGGTTGGCAAGTTTTCTTGTTGTACGAGTTGAtcttgttttctttcttttctttctatACTATGTTAGCCGTGAACTGATTTTAAGAAATAGAGAGAATATTTGTAGAACCTAAGAGAATATTTGTAGCACGTACTTAGAATTCTGAAATAGAGGTGACCATATTATATTTAGAAATAAGAATTCTAAAACTGGTGGACGGGTGGTAGTTACAATTCTTTGTTTTGGTCACAAACATGAAAAAACTACTTGGTTTATCTATGAAGTGTTGGAAGCTTTGATTTTTTGTGCGTATTCTCACTTTCACAAATGCACAAGTAACTAACAAAAATATTTTGGGATGGTTTTTGGCAGTGGCGTTTCAAGTGTGACCCATTGGAGCAAGAGAAGGCAGATGGTGTTTTGGAGGAGAACTTTACTAGGAAAGTGAAGCAGATGCTACATGAAGAAAAGGCGGCAGCCATCAAAAGATTAATGAAGAAGGGACAATTGCCTACACAACTAACAGAAGTGGATGAGAATGGTAACCGTTGGCCAACTACGGAAGCATTAATTTCTGCAAAGAAAGTTGACTTTGGTACCGATGTTGGTTGGCGTCTACTATGTGAGCATTGGAGTGGTGATGAATTTAGAGGGTTATCCTTAAGAAACAAGAGGAACAGACTTGCTAATGGGGATACAGTCTTCCATTGCAGCGGTGCGAGAAATGCTGTCGCCACACGTCAATTCCTGGTACTCTATCTTCGTCAAGCATCTTTTTGCTTATGTTTAATAGGATAGGAAAGTTTGATTTACATTGGATGATGTTTCACACTCTTGAAATGCAAACACTCAAAACAGGGAAAGACCCTGGAATTTCCGGTGCTTGGCTTCACACGCACAATTTGCATCGAGGGACCGACGAAGAGAAGATTTGCAGTCAAAGAACTGCCAATCGTTGGCTTAGCGAAATCTTGTGACTTAGCTCATTTTAATCATCATGACAACTATTTGCACAAAACTTTAGTTTACATTAATTTTTTATTTGAAAAGGAGGATTTTGATAAGGCAATGAAAAATGCCCATGGAGAAAATTGGGAAGAGGAGCACCTAGATTTAGATGGACAAATCGTCTATGAAGCAGCAGGTAGAATGCCACATGGCAGGCTGGGAATTGCTAATGATTTATTTAGCAAAGCAGAGAAGGCGACGTTTAAGTCTAAAAGGGTGATGGCCTCACAACCGGTGCAGTCTGCTAGGGAGGACCATCTAGAAAGAGAGAACAAACATTTGAAGCGGGAGAACAAGCGTCTTCGAGGCATTGAGATTGTTGTGCAGGTAATCTTTCCTTCTCTTATAAATTGGAGTCTGAGTGGATAGGGTTGTGCTGGCATGCTGATGTTTATAGTCATTGGCTGAGAAAGGGGGAGTGGACTTTGATGGTATAATGCAATCAGCTGCGGCTGACTTGGTAAGTTTAACCCATCTAGATGGTAGGCTTGCAGCAATGGAACTATTAAGTGATGTGTCTTCTGTGTATGATACACAGTCTACATCAGATTCGGAAGGCGGAATTCATAGGGGACGAGGTGATGTGCATCAAAGCGAACCTGCAAAGGTTAGTTCATTATCGTCGTGCCTGCAAGTCTGCGGATGACCTCCCCCTTGTTCCACCGATTTTGTTTTCTCTTTGCACATTAGCACATTTAGACGATATCAAGAAAGAATTTGTGTGTGCAAGTTAGTTGCAGGATTATGGGTCATGGATAGTAGTAGCAGAGACAATAGATCCCTTATTGTTTTAATTGCAGATTTGTGAAAATAAATGCATGGTTAACTATATGGGCACATTCCTCTAAAGGATTATATCACCTAAGAGAAATGATTTCTAATGCATATAAATACTTGATGGTTGATAGAACAAGTTTATCTGcacatatatgaaaaaaatgtTGTGAAGACCACCCTTGATAGCCTACAATTGCCATGGTTGTTTCTCTGTACATATGCCTTGTTTGCTTGTTTCTCTGTACATATGCCTTGTTTGCACGCATATCTTAATTTGCTCCCATTTCTTATTCGCAAAACTGAAGCATGTTAATTCAAAAATCATCAATAGGGAAATATATGACAGTATGAACAATAATTTATTTGTAATTCATGTAGAATATATTCAGGTCGCAGGGAAAGAATTAGTACACAGGAAAGACTTTAGCTAACCATCCCGAATATTTTTCTTAGGAATATTCTTCCTTTTTACCTAAGCATGGTTGGACCATGTTTGCTGAACCCTCTATACAGACGCATTTCAATTAGAATACTCTTCCTTGGGACACATGCAGCTAGTATATGCTTTTGATTGTTGTTTGAAACAAGATCACATGCACAAATGTACTTTACAAACTTGAGCTAAACTGACGCTTGCTATATCTCTTAAAGATCAACCATACACGCTCATGATCATTCCAAATTGCTAGTTTCAGAATTCCAATTAGCTCTATGCTAGATACTATATGTGAAGTATAACAACAAAAATCATGTAATAAATATTTATGTGCAGTATAATCTACAACATTGTTGGTGTAAATTTTATGTGAGCTTTTGCCATTAAATTATTTGAATGGAAATTTATATTAACCT belongs to Triticum urartu cultivar G1812 chromosome 7, Tu2.1, whole genome shotgun sequence and includes:
- the LOC125520355 gene encoding uncharacterized protein LOC125520355 isoform X1, with the translated sequence MLHEEKAAAIKRLMKKGQLPTQLTEVDENGNRWPTTEALISAKKVDFGTDVGWRLLCEHWSGDEFRGLSLRNKRNRLANGDTVFHCSGARNAVATRQFLGKTLEFPVLGFTRTICIEGPTKRRFAVKELPIVGLAKSCDLAHFNHHDNYLHKTLVYINFLFEKEDFDKAMKNAHGENWEEEHLDLDGQIVYEAAGRMPHGRLGIANDLFSKAEKATFKSKRVMASQPVQSAREDHLERENKHLKRENKRLRGIEIVVQLRLTCLHQIRKAEFIGDEVMCIKANLQREWEAGLEAVPVMEMMMRMTTMAAREMMTMARIVYMVMSHTMVVRDIMTMKMRNIMSMAMIMMIGHKNLVIFKSCQNQVMLDV
- the LOC125520355 gene encoding uncharacterized protein LOC125520355 isoform X4; translated protein: MLHEEKAAAIKRLMKKGQLPTQLTEVDENGNRWPTTEALISAKKVDFGTDVGWRLLFFHCSGARNAVATRQFLGKTLEFPVLGFTRTICIEGPTKRRFAVKELPIVGLAKSCDLAHFNHHDNYLHKTLVYINFLFEKEDFDKAMKNAHGENWEEEHLDLDGQIVYEAAGRMPHGRLGIANDLFSKAEKATFKSKRVMASQPVQSAREDHLERENKHLKRENKRLRGIEIVVQLRLTCLHQIRKAEFIGDEVMCIKANLQREWEAGLEAVPVMEMMMRMTTMAAREMMTMARIVYMVMSHTMVVRDIMTMKMRNIMSMAMIMMIGHKNLVIFKSCQNQVMLDV
- the LOC125520355 gene encoding uncharacterized protein LOC125520355 isoform X2, which gives rise to MLHEEKAAAIKRLMKKGQLPTQLTEVDENGNRWPTTEALISAKKVDFGTDVGWRLLCEHWSGDEFRGLSLRNKRNRLANGDTVFHCSGARNAVATRQFLGKTLEFPVLGFTRTICIEGPTKRRFAVKELPIVGLAKSCDLAHFNHHDNYLHKTLVYINFLFEKEDFDKAMKNAHGENWEEEHLDLDGQIVYEAAGRMPHGRLGIANDLFSKAEKATFKSKRVMASQPVQSAREDHLERENKHLKRENKRLRGIEIVVQSLAEKGGVDFDGIMQSAAADLSTSDSEGGIHRGRGDVHQSEPAKGMGSRTGGSTSHGDDDEDDYYGSEGDDDYGKDSLYGDEPYYGGEGYNDYEDEEYNEYGNDNDDWP
- the LOC125520355 gene encoding uncharacterized protein LOC125520355 isoform X3; the encoded protein is MLHEEKAAAIKRLMKKGQLPTQLTEVDENGNRWPTTEALISAKKVDFGTDVGWRLLCEHWSGDEFRGLSLRNKRNRLANGDTVFHCSGARNAVATRQFLGKTLEFPVLGFTRTICIEGPTKRRFAVKELPIVGLAKSCDLAHFNHHDNYLHKTLVYINFLFEKEDFDKAMKNAHGENWEEEHLDLDGQIVYEAAGRMPHGRLGIANDLFSKAEKATFKSKRVMASQPVQSAREDHLERENKHLKRENKRLRGIEIVVQIRKAEFIGDEVMCIKANLQREWEAGLEAVPVMEMMMRMTTMAAREMMTMARIVYMVMSHTMVVRDIMTMKMRNIMSMAMIMMIGHKNLVIFKSCQNQVMLDV
- the LOC125520355 gene encoding uncharacterized protein LOC125520355 isoform X5: MLVGVYYRCEKCCRHTSIPEKATFKSKRVMASQPVQSAREDHLERENKHLKRENKRLRGIEIVVQLRLTCLHQIRKAEFIGDEVMCIKANLQREWEAGLEAVPVMEMMMRMTTMAAREMMTMARIVYMVMSHTMVVRDIMTMKMRNIMSMAMIMMIGHKNLVIFKSCQNQVMLDV
- the LOC125520355 gene encoding stress protein DDR48-like isoform X6, which produces MDKSSMKQQSAREDHLERENKHLKRENKRLRGIEIVVQSLAEKGGVDFDGIMQSAAADLSTSDSEGGIHRGRGDVHQSEPAKGMGSRTGGSTSHGDDDEDDYYGSEGDDDYGKDSLYGDEPYYGGEGYNDYEDEEYNEYGNDNDDWP